One window from the genome of Oryza glaberrima chromosome 3, OglaRS2, whole genome shotgun sequence encodes:
- the LOC127767016 gene encoding uncharacterized protein LOC127767016 — protein MASPPAAAPPEWVVLDRLPLTSIDLPKDGISLSLVATPRISQLLVSPSLGLASGSVLAADPSGILLLSSSDPFLADSKSYVLWDAVYKISFPVPATPTETGAATGLIVVPGGSDHIYIMVAELSIRGSDVILRCFSTDPAKWIQKILQQPPQFKLLWCWCSDYALSHQGRLWWVDLLQGLIACDPFSDNPELHFVPLPSCCRNPNVQQSCRMGLSDNRRVGLSRGKLRLVVLSHASNSKSRIRLWTLADSEAGHWTLDFDLSSPVFDDIWTDLCDWKIAFFHPSKPHVVYFSQKQQLVAVDLQMIKVSEEDGVEPCSSSSRHVLAWELSPSLRTTLSVAGPSLAQDTNSTSHFDSVANSFHEAYSSALLDMEFHQLAITALASLNKEKKRTEENKFKLSERLLLQTFLDQTETSLKKYAHLNFYVDTGSEKVLVFAEFHTDAVGDNEPAEWGLSSCKLLRKNYQGGLYGEDADRRLSMRANKRKKSIYCFACAAEMLHPINGFDGGYAGMSVTRGVGAGDSQAGGGERRRSERREVRGKSVTPAHPLTEPEE, from the exons atggcgtcgccgccggcggccgcgccgcctgaGTGGGTTGTATTGGACCGCTTACCGCTCACCTCCATCGACCTCCCTAAGGACGGCATCTCCCTCTCGCTCGTCGCAACCCCGCGCATCTCGCAGCTCCTCGTGTCCCCTTCGCTCGGCCTCGCCTCAGGCAGCGTCCTCGCCGCTGACCCCTCCGGCATCCTTCTCCTTTCCAGCTCCGATCCGTTTCTTGCCGACAGCAAGTCCTACGTTCTCTGGGACGCAGTCTACAAGATTTCCTTTCCCGTCCCCGCCACCCCCACCGAGACAGGCGCCGCCACTGGCCTCATCGTGGTTCCCGGAGGATCCGACCACATCTACATCATGGTCGCGGAGCTCTCGATCCGTGGCAGCGACGTCATCCTGCGCTGCTTCTCCACAGACCCTGCCAAGTGGATCCAGAAGATTCTACAACAACCCCCTCAGTTTAAGCTCCTGTGGTGTTGGTGTAGTGACTATGCTCTCTCTCACCAGGGGAGGCTCTGGTGGGTAGATCTCCTGCAGGGCCTCATTGCTTGCGATCCCTTCTCTGACAATCCAGAGCTTCACTTCGTGCCGCTCCCAAGCTGTTGCCGCAACCCCAATGTGCAGCAGAGCTGTCGCATGGGTCTGAGTGACAATCGCCGTGTGGGTCTCAGCCGTGGGAAGCTGCGGTTGGTGGTGCTAAGCCACGCCTCTAACTCTAAGTCCAGGATCAGATTATGGACATTGGCTGATTCTGAGGCTGGCCATTGGACTTTGGACTTCGATTTGTCCAGTCCTGTATTTGATGACATCTGGACTGACTTGTGTGATTGGAAGATTGCCTTCTTCCACCCCAGCAAACCACACGTGGTCTACTTCTCCCAGAAGCAGCAGCTAGTTGCCGTGGACCTGCAGATGATTAAGGTTTCAGAGGAAGATGGTGTTGAGCcttgtagcagcagcagccgccatgTTCTTGCTTGGGAGCTCTCACCGTCCCTAAGAACCACTTTGTCAG TGGCAGGTCCATCGCTAGCACAAGATACAAATTCCACCTCCCATTTTGATAGTGTTGCCAATTCTTTCCACGAGGCATACAGCTCTGCACTACTTGACATGGAGTTTCACCAGTTAGCAATAACTGCACTTGCATCACTtaacaaagaaaagaagagaacagAG GAAAACAAGTTCAAGCTATCTGAACGCCTTCTTCTGCAAACCTTTCTGGACCAAACTGAAACAAGCTTGAAGAAATATGCCCATCTGAACTTCTATGTTGACACTGGCTCTGAAAAAGTTCTAGTATTTGCTGAGTTTCACACAGACGCCGTGGGTGACAATGAGCCCGCCGAGTGGGGCTTATCTTCATGCAAACTGTTAAGAAAGAATTATCAAG gtggCCTATATGGTGAAGATGCTGATCGGCGACTAAGCATGAGGGCAAATAAGAGGAAGAAATCTATTTATTGTTTTGCATGTGCCGCTGAAATGTTGCATCCCATCAATGGCTTTGATGGTGGTTATGCTGGTATGAGCGTAACCAGGGGCGTGGGTGCTGGGGACTCTcaagcaggaggaggagagaggaggagaagtgagaggagagaagtgagggGGAAGAGTGTTACACCTGCGCACCCACTGACTGAACCAGAGGAGTAG
- the LOC127768573 gene encoding uncharacterized protein LOC127768573 gives MARECQIRWQAVDPALRLPPVDLAAQSLAGAENSELARRLRGPAVATGKRLSFMNEYLAEDRDPVRCWVVAAAVAFVTLIVLGVGSVDDTPVELPKKLYIGLPSAKTIQLPDGRHLAYKEQGVTADRARFSLIAPHSFLSSRLARIPGIKPSQEFGARLVIIN, from the exons ATGGCGAGGGAG TGCCAGATCCGCTGGCAGGCCGTCGATCCGGCGCTTCGTCTCCCCCCGGTGGATCTGGCCGCTCagagcctcgccggcgccgagaaCAGCGAGCTCGCGCGGCGGCTCAGGGGCCCCGCCGTGGCCACGGGGAAGCGCCTCAGCTTCATGAACGAGTACCTCGCCGAGGACCGCGACCCCGTCAGGTGctgggtcgtcgccgccgccgtcgcgttcgTCACGCTCATCG TATTAGGTGTAGGGAGTGTTGATGATACCCCAGTAGAACTGCCAAAGAAACTCTACATAGGTCTCCCAAGTGCCAAAACAATTCAACTTCCTGATGGAAGGCATCTGGCTTATAAAGAACAAGGAGTCACAGCTGACAGGGCAAGATTTTCACTAATTGCTCCTCATTCTTTTCTTTCGTCGAGGTTAGCAA GAATCCCAGGAATCAAACCATCCCAGGAATTTGGGGCACGACTTGTGATCATTAATTAA